A single genomic interval of Methyloceanibacter caenitepidi harbors:
- a CDS encoding ABC transporter ATP-binding protein translates to MAILELKDVQAGYGTGPGRTEVLKGLNLAIEDGEFLAILGFSGTGKTTLISLLAGLKAADEGEVLFKGEAVDGPGPERGVAFQSYALMPWLTVEENIGLSVGAVHGAASKRERKDLTDTYMSMVGLTHARDRRPAELSGGMRQRVSVARALAMQPEVLLLDEPLSALDALSRAKLQDEFAEIRAKTKATFVLITNDVDEAIILADRIVPLNPDGTLGPDYKVELARPRDRVALNHDETFHRLRSEITAYLMEAGELRNGSGESGVVLPNVVPFHASEDAQPDEALPAAYAKAAAETMREDRYLDFSQISKTFPTPNGPLTVVDGFDLKMKKGEFISLIGHSGCGKSTVLSMAAGLQDVTEGGIFLDNRQVHEAGPDRAVVFQAPSLVPWLTAEQNVALGVDRVYPDATRAERQDVVHYYLERVGLGDAMQKNAAELSNGMKQRVGLARAFSLSPKLLLLDEPFGMLDSLTRWALQEVLMEVWTRTSVTAVCVTHDVDEAILLADRVVMMTNGPHARVGRIVDIDIPRPRTRKALLAHPRYYEYREAVLGFLDEYEHGAVSKSKTEAAGPEDEKKPARSGSKKLEAAA, encoded by the coding sequence ATGGCGATACTCGAACTCAAGGACGTTCAAGCGGGCTATGGCACGGGTCCCGGCCGCACGGAAGTGCTCAAGGGTCTCAACCTCGCGATTGAGGATGGCGAGTTTCTCGCGATCCTCGGGTTTTCCGGGACCGGCAAGACCACGTTGATCTCGCTGCTAGCCGGTCTGAAGGCGGCCGACGAGGGGGAGGTCCTCTTCAAGGGGGAAGCGGTCGATGGGCCAGGGCCGGAGCGTGGCGTTGCTTTTCAAAGCTACGCGCTGATGCCCTGGCTCACGGTGGAGGAGAATATCGGCCTCTCGGTCGGCGCTGTTCATGGCGCCGCCTCCAAACGTGAGCGCAAGGACCTCACCGACACTTATATGAGCATGGTCGGGCTGACCCATGCGCGCGATCGCCGTCCCGCCGAATTGTCTGGCGGCATGCGCCAGCGTGTTTCGGTGGCCCGCGCGCTGGCGATGCAGCCGGAGGTCTTGCTTCTCGACGAACCTCTTTCGGCGCTCGACGCACTGTCGCGGGCCAAGCTGCAGGACGAGTTCGCGGAGATCCGCGCGAAGACCAAGGCGACCTTCGTGCTGATCACCAACGATGTGGACGAAGCCATCATTCTGGCCGATCGCATCGTGCCGCTCAATCCGGACGGCACGCTTGGCCCGGATTACAAGGTCGAACTCGCGCGTCCGCGTGATCGCGTCGCGCTGAACCACGACGAGACTTTCCACCGTCTGCGCTCCGAGATCACGGCCTATCTGATGGAGGCGGGCGAATTGCGGAACGGCTCGGGCGAGAGCGGCGTCGTGCTGCCCAACGTCGTGCCGTTCCACGCGAGCGAAGACGCGCAGCCCGACGAGGCTCTCCCCGCCGCCTACGCCAAGGCGGCCGCGGAAACGATGCGCGAAGACCGCTATCTCGATTTCAGCCAGATCTCGAAAACGTTCCCTACGCCCAACGGACCGCTGACCGTGGTCGACGGTTTCGATCTCAAGATGAAGAAGGGCGAGTTCATCTCGCTTATCGGTCATTCGGGCTGCGGCAAATCCACGGTCCTGTCCATGGCGGCCGGTCTGCAGGACGTCACCGAAGGCGGCATCTTTCTCGACAATCGCCAAGTGCACGAGGCAGGTCCGGACCGGGCTGTCGTGTTCCAGGCGCCGTCCTTGGTGCCGTGGCTCACGGCCGAGCAGAACGTCGCGCTGGGCGTCGACCGCGTCTACCCCGACGCGACCCGGGCCGAGCGGCAGGACGTTGTGCACTACTACCTGGAGCGCGTGGGTCTCGGCGACGCCATGCAGAAAAACGCGGCCGAGCTCTCCAACGGCATGAAGCAGCGCGTCGGGCTGGCCCGCGCGTTTTCCTTGTCGCCGAAGCTTCTGCTGCTCGATGAGCCCTTCGGCATGCTGGACAGCCTGACCCGCTGGGCCTTGCAGGAAGTCCTGATGGAGGTGTGGACGCGCACGTCCGTGACGGCCGTCTGCGTGACCCACGACGTAGACGAAGCCATTCTGCTCGCGGACCGGGTCGTGATGATGACCAATGGCCCGCACGCACGGGTGGGGCGCATCGTCGATATCGATATCCCGCGCCCGCGCACCCGCAAGGCGCTCCTCGCTCATCCCCGCTACTACGAATACCGCGAAGCCGTACTCGGTTTCCTGGATGAGTACGAGCATGGCGCCGTCAGCAAGTCGAAAACGGAGGCCGCTGGCCCCGAGGACGAAAAGAAGCCTGCGCGTTCCGGCAGCAAGAAACTTGAGGCTGCCGCGTGA
- a CDS encoding ABC transporter permease, producing the protein MSIADDAGAAPQPPLKERLAPTFERADRALTPLGLGWAVPIARLCVGDRPQQQLKAIWHSLLVPLIAIGIFLGLWAALAPRVVTSLGAIPGPVAVAEQAGVLWQDHLSERDKEAAYYERQEKRNAAKLAKDPDATVKWRSYIGRPTFVDQIFTSLLTVFTGFLLASLIAIPLGVLCGLSSTFNAALNPIVQIFKPVSPLAWLPIVTMVVSAVYVEEIAGFPKSFVTSAVTVTLCSLWPTLINTAIGVASIDRDLVNVGRVLKLPWHTKVFKVVLPSALPYIFTGLRLSLGVGWMVLIAAEMLAQNPGLGKFVWDEFQNGSSDSLARIMVAVLTIGIIGFLLDRVMVALQTAITHSPSR; encoded by the coding sequence ATGAGCATCGCAGACGACGCCGGCGCCGCGCCGCAGCCGCCGCTGAAGGAAAGGCTGGCCCCGACCTTCGAGCGGGCCGATCGCGCCCTGACGCCGCTCGGCCTCGGCTGGGCCGTCCCGATCGCACGGCTTTGCGTGGGCGACCGGCCGCAGCAGCAACTCAAAGCGATTTGGCACAGCCTACTCGTGCCGTTGATCGCCATCGGCATTTTCCTCGGCCTATGGGCCGCGCTTGCGCCGCGGGTTGTGACCTCGCTCGGCGCCATTCCGGGACCGGTCGCCGTCGCAGAACAGGCCGGCGTCCTGTGGCAGGACCACCTGTCGGAGCGTGACAAGGAAGCGGCCTATTACGAGCGTCAGGAAAAGCGCAATGCGGCGAAGCTCGCCAAGGATCCCGATGCGACGGTGAAATGGCGGAGCTATATCGGCCGCCCCACCTTTGTCGATCAGATCTTCACGTCCCTGCTGACGGTGTTCACCGGCTTTCTGCTGGCCAGTTTGATCGCGATCCCCCTCGGCGTTCTTTGCGGGCTGTCGAGCACGTTCAATGCTGCGCTCAATCCCATCGTCCAGATATTTAAGCCCGTCTCGCCGCTCGCGTGGTTGCCGATCGTGACCATGGTGGTGTCGGCGGTCTACGTCGAAGAGATTGCGGGCTTCCCGAAAAGCTTCGTCACGTCCGCGGTGACGGTCACGCTGTGTTCGCTGTGGCCGACGCTCATTAACACGGCCATCGGCGTTGCCTCGATCGACCGGGATCTTGTCAATGTCGGGCGGGTCTTGAAGCTCCCTTGGCACACGAAGGTCTTCAAGGTCGTGCTGCCGTCGGCGCTGCCCTACATCTTCACGGGCTTGCGGCTGTCGCTCGGCGTGGGCTGGATGGTGCTCATCGCCGCCGAGATGCTCGCGCAGAATCCGGGACTCGGAAAATTCGTCTGGGACGAATTCCAGAACGGCTCCTCCGACTCGCTCGCCCGAATCATGGTCGCCGTTCTGACTATCGGCATCATCGGCTTCCTGCTCGACCGCGTGATGGTCGCCCTGCAGACGGCCATCACCCATAGCCCGAGCCGGTAG
- a CDS encoding CmpA/NrtA family ABC transporter substrate-binding protein encodes MLSWTKTLKTVALSCTGLALAFGLTLGQSAAAEPEKDVLKFGFIKLTDMAPLAIAKEKFFFEDEGLQVELEAQANWKVLLDRVITGELDGAHMLAGQPLGATIGYGTQADVITAFSMDLNGNAITVSNDVFEEMKEHIEKDEDGKPKHPISAAALKPVVERYKADGKPFNMGMVFPVSTHNYELRYWLAAGGLKPGYYSPDNTAGQVDADVLLSVTPPPQMPATMEAGTILGYCVGEPWNQAAVFKGIGVPVITDHGIWKYNPEKVFGVTKQWAEENPNTHLAVVKALIRAGQWLDDPANREEAVEILSRSEYVGADEEVIANSMTGSFEYEKGDKRPAPEFNVFFKHFATYPYYSDAIWYLTQMRRWGQIENAKPDDWYIETAKKVYRPDIYMQAAEALIEEGYAQKEDFPFDTDGFKAPTAEFIDGVEYDGKKPNDYLSKFPIGLKDKQTVAGTGVVGG; translated from the coding sequence ATGCTGAGTTGGACCAAAACTCTGAAAACCGTGGCTCTGTCGTGCACAGGCCTTGCCCTGGCGTTTGGGCTGACGCTCGGTCAGAGCGCCGCGGCCGAGCCTGAGAAAGACGTTCTGAAGTTCGGCTTCATCAAGCTGACGGACATGGCGCCGCTCGCCATCGCCAAGGAGAAGTTTTTCTTCGAGGACGAAGGCCTGCAGGTCGAGCTTGAAGCCCAAGCCAATTGGAAGGTCCTGCTCGACCGTGTGATCACCGGCGAACTCGACGGCGCGCACATGCTGGCGGGCCAGCCCCTGGGCGCGACCATCGGCTATGGCACCCAGGCCGACGTCATCACCGCCTTTTCGATGGACCTCAACGGTAACGCCATCACCGTCTCCAACGATGTCTTCGAGGAGATGAAGGAGCACATCGAGAAGGACGAGGACGGCAAGCCGAAGCATCCCATTTCGGCGGCCGCACTCAAGCCGGTCGTCGAGCGTTACAAGGCGGACGGGAAGCCCTTCAACATGGGCATGGTCTTTCCCGTATCCACGCACAATTACGAGCTTCGCTATTGGCTCGCCGCCGGCGGTCTGAAGCCGGGATATTACTCGCCGGACAACACGGCGGGGCAGGTTGATGCCGACGTCCTGCTGTCGGTGACGCCGCCGCCGCAAATGCCCGCGACGATGGAGGCCGGCACGATCCTCGGCTACTGCGTCGGCGAGCCCTGGAACCAGGCGGCCGTGTTCAAGGGCATCGGCGTGCCCGTCATCACCGACCACGGAATCTGGAAGTACAACCCGGAGAAAGTTTTCGGCGTTACCAAGCAGTGGGCCGAGGAGAATCCCAACACGCACCTCGCCGTGGTGAAGGCGCTGATCCGTGCCGGCCAATGGCTCGACGATCCGGCCAATCGCGAAGAAGCGGTCGAGATCCTGTCGCGTTCCGAATATGTCGGCGCCGACGAGGAAGTGATCGCGAACTCCATGACGGGCTCCTTCGAATACGAAAAGGGCGACAAGCGCCCCGCGCCCGAGTTCAACGTCTTCTTCAAGCACTTTGCGACGTACCCGTACTACTCCGATGCTATCTGGTACCTGACCCAGATGCGCCGATGGGGGCAGATCGAGAATGCCAAGCCGGACGACTGGTACATCGAGACCGCGAAGAAGGTCTACCGGCCGGACATCTACATGCAGGCCGCCGAAGCCCTGATCGAAGAGGGCTACGCGCAGAAGGAAGACTTTCCCTTCGACACGGACGGCTTCAAAGCGCCGACGGCGGAGTTCATCGACGGTGTCGAGTACGACGGCAAGAAGCCGAACGACTACCTGTCGAAATTCCCGATCGGCTTGAAGGACAAGCAGACCGTTGCAGGCACGGGTGTGGTGGGCGGCTGA